One part of the Thiothrix nivea DSM 5205 genome encodes these proteins:
- a CDS encoding NADPH-dependent assimilatory sulfite reductase hemoprotein subunit: MTARIDPKPLNELAANGSAVEHIKDRSDYLRGNLADDFRNPITAAISEDNVQLVKFHGSYMQDDRDVRLHRQEKKLEPAYSFMIRLRVPGGDLSAAQWIKLDDISNQYGNGTSRITTRQALQFHGIIKFDMKNTIKAMDAALLDSIAGCGDVNRNVMCTPDPALSRVHAEVFPWAQKISDHLLPQSRAYHEIWLDEEQGKTLVAGGEAAETEPLYGKHYLPRKFKIAIAIPPFNDMDVYANDIGLIAVAENGHLAGFNVAVGGGLGMTFGRDDTYPRLASVIGFCTPEQVLEVCFHIVAIQRDYGNRQDRKLSRFKYTLDRFGLDWFQQELHERLGFALSKVRAFEFATTGDRFGWRSSTDGLWHLGLRLEYGRVLDNDTHRLKSALRAIAQQNLSGFRMTGNQNLILTGVREADIEVVENILHEHGYAPDASHLSGLRRNSIACVALNTCPQAMAEAERYLPDLISKLEVSLDKYGLRHDDIKIRMTGCPNGCGRSVLGEIGLIGKSLGRYNLYLGASFNGDRLNRLYRENLDEAAILTVLDELFTAYATHRREAESFGDFVIRAAYVNQE, from the coding sequence ATGACGGCACGAATTGACCCCAAGCCACTGAACGAGCTGGCGGCCAACGGTTCTGCGGTCGAACACATCAAGGATCGCAGCGACTACCTGCGCGGCAATCTGGCGGATGACTTCCGCAACCCGATTACCGCCGCCATCAGCGAAGACAACGTGCAACTGGTGAAATTCCACGGTTCCTACATGCAGGACGACCGCGATGTACGCCTGCACCGCCAGGAAAAGAAACTGGAACCGGCGTATTCCTTCATGATTCGCCTGCGTGTGCCCGGTGGTGATTTAAGTGCCGCGCAATGGATCAAGCTGGACGACATCAGCAACCAGTACGGCAACGGTACATCGCGGATTACCACCCGCCAGGCATTGCAGTTCCACGGCATCATCAAGTTTGACATGAAAAACACCATCAAGGCGATGGATGCTGCCCTGCTCGACAGCATTGCCGGGTGCGGTGATGTCAACCGCAACGTGATGTGTACGCCTGACCCGGCACTGTCGCGGGTTCATGCCGAGGTATTCCCATGGGCGCAGAAAATCAGTGACCACTTGCTGCCGCAATCGCGTGCCTACCACGAAATCTGGCTGGATGAGGAACAGGGCAAAACCCTGGTTGCCGGTGGCGAAGCCGCAGAAACCGAACCGCTGTACGGCAAGCACTACCTGCCGCGCAAGTTCAAGATTGCGATTGCGATTCCACCCTTCAACGATATGGACGTGTACGCCAATGACATCGGCCTGATTGCGGTGGCAGAAAACGGTCATCTGGCCGGTTTCAATGTCGCGGTTGGCGGCGGGCTGGGCATGACGTTCGGGCGGGATGACACCTACCCACGGTTGGCCTCAGTGATTGGTTTCTGCACGCCGGAACAGGTGCTGGAGGTGTGTTTCCACATCGTCGCCATCCAGCGCGATTACGGCAACCGGCAGGATCGCAAACTGTCGCGCTTCAAATACACCCTTGATCGTTTCGGGCTGGACTGGTTCCAGCAGGAACTGCATGAGCGGCTGGGTTTTGCCCTCAGCAAGGTGCGGGCGTTTGAATTTGCCACCACTGGCGACCGTTTCGGCTGGCGTTCCAGTACCGATGGCTTGTGGCATCTGGGGCTGCGGCTGGAATACGGGCGGGTGCTGGATAACGATACCCACCGTCTGAAATCTGCCTTGCGGGCAATCGCACAGCAAAACCTCAGCGGTTTCCGCATGACCGGCAACCAGAATCTGATCCTGACCGGGGTGCGCGAAGCCGACATTGAGGTGGTGGAAAACATTCTGCATGAGCATGGCTATGCACCGGATGCCAGCCACCTGTCCGGCTTGCGGCGTAATTCCATTGCCTGCGTGGCGCTCAATACCTGCCCACAGGCGATGGCGGAAGCCGAACGCTACCTGCCTGATCTGATCAGCAAGCTGGAAGTGTCGCTGGATAAATACGGCTTGCGCCATGACGACATCAAGATCCGCATGACCGGCTGCCCGAATGGTTGCGGGCGTTCCGTGCTGGGTGAAATCGGCCTGATCGGCAAGTCGCTAGGGCGTTACAACCTGTATCTGGGGGCTAGTTTCAACGGCGACCGCTTGAACCGGCTGTACCGGGAAAATCTGGATGAAGCCGCCATTCTCACCGTGCTGGATGAGCTGTTTACTGCTTATGCAACGCACCGGCGTGAAGCGGAAAGCTTCGGTGATTTCGTCATTCGTGCGGCTTATGTGAATCAGGAATAA
- a CDS encoding DUF2189 domain-containing protein, with product MQPYVSKHDEPLSSPPDTSKLFQSYPVRKVGIQHIQQWMMAGWNDLKHNPSASLAYGAVFAIIGIMLNLVADANPLFIAACTTGFLLVGPFLAVGLYDLSRRIEDNEPPTLRHSMLALNRNVFSLGIYAMALGVMMIAWVRASALAVALFFHADSDTVSNAGFADMVGSIMAMENGFWMVLGFTLTGLLFAAVAFVTGVVTAQLLIHKDVDIVTAGATSLRAVMKNPMPMLAWALTITATMMLGIATFYLGLIVLFPLIAHASWHAYRDLVDTGKSV from the coding sequence ATGCAACCTTATGTGAGTAAACACGATGAGCCGTTGAGCTCCCCGCCCGATACAAGCAAACTGTTCCAAAGTTACCCCGTGCGCAAAGTAGGTATCCAGCATATTCAGCAATGGATGATGGCGGGCTGGAATGACCTCAAACACAATCCATCAGCTAGCCTTGCCTACGGCGCCGTATTTGCCATTATTGGCATAATGTTGAATCTGGTGGCAGATGCCAACCCGCTGTTCATTGCTGCCTGTACGACCGGTTTCCTGCTGGTAGGGCCGTTTCTGGCCGTCGGGCTGTATGACCTGAGTCGCCGGATTGAGGATAATGAACCACCCACCCTCCGGCATTCCATGCTGGCATTAAACCGCAATGTGTTCAGTCTGGGCATTTATGCCATGGCGCTGGGGGTCATGATGATTGCCTGGGTGCGTGCATCCGCACTGGCTGTAGCACTATTCTTCCATGCCGACAGTGACACGGTGTCCAATGCTGGCTTTGCCGATATGGTCGGCAGCATCATGGCAATGGAAAACGGCTTCTGGATGGTGCTGGGCTTTACCCTGACAGGTTTGTTATTTGCGGCAGTTGCGTTTGTCACTGGCGTGGTGACTGCCCAGTTACTGATTCACAAGGATGTAGACATCGTGACCGCAGGCGCGACCAGTCTGCGTGCCGTCATGAAAAACCCGATGCCGATGCTGGCATGGGCGCTGACCATTACTGCAACCATGATGCTTGGTATCGCCACTTTCTATCTGGGCTTGATCGTCTTGTTCCCACTGATTGCACATGCCAGCTGGCACGCTTACCGCGATCTGGTTGATACAGGAAAATCCGTTTAA
- a CDS encoding DMT family transporter — protein sequence MAGGAPEQTANLRADTGTGGADRVVVAGAVCAAIDWFRINDYCWGSVGVYSLRGKGISGDPTRVTTGNFLRGMVFAVLLSVLFINSANLDAVGVGYAIVSGAVASGMGYALWYSVLPVLKGTTAATVQLSVPVIAALGGILFLGEALTLRFVLASMAILGGIALVILKKT from the coding sequence AGCAAACCTTCGGGCTGATACTGGCACTGGCGGGGCTGATCGGGTTGTTGTTGCCGGGGCTGTCTGCGCCGCCATTGACTGGTTCCGTATTAATGATTATTGCTGGGGTAGCGTGGGTGTGTATTCCTTGCGTGGTAAAGGTATTTCGGGTGATCCGACACGGGTGACAACCGGAAATTTCCTGCGGGGGATGGTGTTTGCGGTATTACTGAGTGTGTTGTTCATCAACTCGGCAAATCTGGATGCGGTCGGGGTGGGGTATGCGATTGTCTCCGGTGCAGTGGCTTCCGGTATGGGCTATGCGTTGTGGTATTCGGTGCTGCCAGTTTTGAAGGGAACCACGGCAGCAACCGTACAGCTTAGTGTGCCGGTGATTGCGGCGCTGGGAGGGATTTTGTTTTTGGGTGAAGCACTTACACTACGATTTGTGCTGGCTTCAATGGCGATTCTGGGGGGTATTGCCTTGGTGATCCTGAAGAAAACCTGA
- a CDS encoding phosphoadenylyl-sulfate reductase: MTLNTAPLQTLNAEFADLMLDEALIALRQRFDGRIAFSTSLGLEDQVITDAIFRNDLDIEVFTLDTGRNFSETYDVLDVTRKKYGQPIRAYYPQTEAIEHYVTLKGINAIYESVGNRKECCYIRKIEPLNRALQGVQVWITGLRAAQSAYRADMNLFERDEQRDLLKFNPLLHAVTNELWGDVRKHDIPYNQLHDQFYPSIGCAPCTRAVAAGEDERSGRWWWEAHNQECGLHDGTRKPQEQAAV, from the coding sequence ATGACTCTGAACACTGCACCGTTGCAAACCCTGAATGCCGAATTTGCTGACCTGATGCTGGATGAAGCCCTGATTGCCCTGCGCCAGCGCTTCGACGGGCGTATCGCCTTTTCCACCAGTCTGGGGCTGGAGGATCAGGTGATCACCGACGCCATCTTCCGCAACGATCTGGATATTGAAGTTTTTACTCTCGATACCGGGCGCAACTTCAGCGAAACCTACGACGTACTGGATGTGACCCGCAAGAAATACGGCCAGCCGATCAGGGCTTACTACCCGCAAACAGAGGCTATCGAGCATTACGTCACTCTCAAGGGCATCAATGCGATTTACGAATCCGTCGGGAACCGCAAGGAATGCTGCTACATCCGCAAGATTGAGCCGCTGAACCGCGCCTTGCAGGGTGTGCAGGTGTGGATTACCGGCTTGCGCGCAGCCCAGTCCGCTTACCGCGCCGACATGAACCTGTTTGAACGGGACGAACAGCGTGATTTGCTGAAATTCAATCCGTTGCTACACGCTGTTACCAACGAGCTGTGGGGCGATGTACGCAAACACGACATTCCTTACAACCAGCTGCATGACCAGTTTTACCCCAGCATCGGCTGCGCGCCCTGCACCCGCGCGGTGGCTGCGGGCGAAGACGAGCGTTCCGGGCGCTGGTGGTGGGAAGCCCACAATCAGGAATGCGGCCTGCACGATGGTACCCGTAAACCACAGGAGCAGGCAGCGGTATGA
- a CDS encoding assimilatory sulfite reductase (NADPH) flavoprotein subunit, which yields MLLSPQQFQQVSGAVHGLTPAQLAWVSGYISGLSYQYDETRLAQSTSAAFPAAVSQGIKTTILYGSQTGNSKKVAEQLLARLQAQGSTAVLVNMKDYRSQQLKKEQRIVAVISTHGNGEPPDDARAFFTFLQSERAPRLESLEYAVLALGDSSYEEFCQTGQVLDQRLAELGAKRLLERVDCDVDFTATAHDWQQQVVGKTPSVQADNNIHFNLNPLAEQVTKVLEYSADNPFLAELLTNAILTDDGSEKDVLHLEFSLEDSGIDYQPGDILAVAFDNDPQLVDEVLSLGSWSADEKVQLKGEAISLHEALLRQRELRSVTRRQLKAYAETIGHPELQVAAEDKTALQDWLYAADWVDVLREFAGTLSAQQLVDILRPLQPRQYSIASSPTAHPDEVHLLVKRVEYAYQKRTHLGAASNWLARLQAGETAAVHVKANPNFKLPSDPQAKIIMIGAGTGVAPFRSFLFEREAQDVQGNSWLFFGEQHFRTDFLYQAEWQQLLANGTLERMSVAFSRDQADKIYVQHRLLEAGAEIWRWLEQGAYVYVCGDMNRMAKDVHQALQAIVATHGGKDPEEASAWLASLMSERRYQRDIY from the coding sequence ATGTTATTAAGTCCACAACAATTCCAGCAGGTCAGCGGAGCCGTGCATGGCCTGACACCTGCGCAACTGGCTTGGGTGAGTGGCTATATCTCTGGCCTGAGCTATCAGTATGATGAAACCAGACTGGCTCAAAGCACGTCTGCGGCGTTTCCGGCAGCAGTCAGTCAGGGTATCAAAACCACCATTCTTTACGGTAGTCAGACCGGTAATAGTAAAAAGGTAGCGGAACAGTTGCTGGCTCGCCTGCAAGCTCAAGGTTCCACTGCGGTACTGGTCAACATGAAGGATTACCGTTCGCAGCAGCTGAAAAAGGAACAGCGTATTGTTGCTGTCATCAGCACCCACGGTAATGGTGAACCACCGGATGATGCCCGCGCATTTTTCACTTTCCTGCAAAGCGAACGTGCCCCGCGTCTGGAATCGCTGGAATATGCCGTGTTAGCGCTGGGTGATTCCAGCTATGAAGAATTCTGCCAGACCGGGCAGGTGTTGGATCAGCGTCTGGCCGAACTGGGCGCGAAACGCCTGCTGGAGCGGGTGGATTGCGACGTTGATTTCACCGCTACCGCCCATGACTGGCAGCAGCAGGTTGTCGGGAAAACCCCGTCAGTGCAGGCCGATAACAACATCCATTTCAACCTGAACCCACTGGCGGAACAGGTAACGAAGGTGCTGGAATACTCTGCCGACAATCCGTTTCTTGCTGAGTTGTTGACCAATGCCATTCTGACCGATGATGGCTCGGAAAAGGATGTACTGCATCTGGAGTTTTCACTGGAAGATTCCGGCATTGATTATCAGCCGGGCGATATTCTGGCTGTGGCTTTTGACAACGACCCGCAATTGGTGGATGAAGTTCTCAGTCTGGGCAGCTGGTCAGCAGATGAAAAAGTGCAGCTCAAAGGCGAGGCAATCAGTTTGCATGAGGCCCTGCTCCGCCAGCGTGAATTGCGTAGCGTCACCCGTCGCCAGCTGAAAGCCTACGCTGAAACCATCGGCCACCCGGAATTACAGGTAGCTGCCGAAGATAAAACGGCCTTGCAGGACTGGTTGTATGCCGCTGACTGGGTTGATGTATTGCGGGAATTTGCGGGAACACTTTCTGCCCAGCAACTGGTCGACATCCTGCGCCCCTTGCAGCCGCGTCAGTATTCGATTGCATCCAGCCCGACAGCACACCCCGATGAAGTTCACTTGCTGGTCAAGCGGGTGGAATATGCTTACCAGAAGCGTACTCATCTGGGTGCTGCTTCCAACTGGCTGGCACGTTTGCAGGCAGGGGAAACAGCGGCTGTTCATGTCAAAGCCAACCCCAATTTCAAGCTGCCTTCCGACCCGCAGGCAAAAATCATCATGATTGGTGCTGGCACAGGTGTGGCACCTTTCCGTAGTTTCCTGTTTGAGCGGGAAGCGCAGGATGTGCAGGGTAATAGCTGGCTGTTTTTCGGTGAACAGCACTTCCGCACCGATTTCCTCTATCAGGCCGAATGGCAGCAGCTATTGGCCAATGGGACGCTGGAACGCATGAGTGTGGCGTTTTCCCGCGATCAGGCTGACAAGATTTATGTGCAACACCGTCTGCTGGAAGCGGGGGCGGAAATCTGGCGGTGGCTGGAGCAGGGGGCGTATGTCTACGTGTGTGGCGACATGAACCGCATGGCCAAAGACGTACATCAGGCATTGCAGGCTATTGTGGCGACTCACGGAGGTAAAGACCCGGAAGAAGCCTCAGCATGGTTAGCCAGCCTCATGAGTGAGCGTCGTTACCAGCGCGATATTTACTGA